The genomic DNA CTGCTCAATTATTTGAGCAGCTCAATGCACTTAGGGCCGACCCTGGGGGCGAAGCACTTTCGGATGACTTTGTCGCGGTGGTCCTAAAGGCTTTACTTGTTCATGGAGCCTCGTGGAACGATATGCAAGCAGTCATTGATGCTGCTATCGATGAACGCGACAATGGCCCCGCGCGCCGGAATCGTGTCAAACAGGCATGTGCCCAGTTTCTAGGTTATGGCGAAGCAGACTGGGCGCGCGGAAGCATGTGCACCGACCAACGTGTCATCATGCTCGGCTGTGGTCGGCTTAATGCCGGCGAGGCACACGTTTACAATGTCCCGCTTCCACCGGCTTTAAACGCGCAGCGCGTTGGTCGACAGATGACCATTAGCTTGGCTTGGTTCACTCCTATCAATACACGCCACCGATCTTACCGAGTCGCAGATCTTTGGTTTGATCCGCCCCTAGAACAACTACAGCTGAAACGACGAGATGTTGACCATAACGCGGCAACTCGCGGCACCATCCAGCACGAAATCTTAGAGGGTGATCAAGCGGTGCCCATTGCTCAAGGCGATACTGTTCCTGTCCAAGTTAATTGTCGGCTGGAGGCCGGCAGCGCACTACCCGAAATGATCCCATACGCCATCGTCGTGACATTAGAGACTGCCAGCCCGCTCAGCGTGAGTGCATATGATCAGGTAAAGATTGCGTTGGAGCGCATTCGCGATGCTTCGCGTGTCCGACTTGTTGCTCGAGGAAGCCGTGCAGATTGGTGAACGAGAGAAGCGACGGTTAAGCAATGCCCGGCAAAACTATATTCGAACTCATTTGGATTGGGACGGACGACCGGCTGAAGCTGGAGCCGAGCATTCTGCTGGAGGGGCCTGGAGATGTCCCATCACGAGGATGCGTGACTGACAGGAGAGTACGAGCGGATGAAACAGACTCACTTTGACCGCTACCTCGAGGAGCAATTGCCCGACCCGGCGTTCGCCCATCGGTCTGAATAGGCAGCCAGGTATGGGATGTGGCACTTCAGATTGCCGCCTGTGGCACAAGCCACTGGCTCGGCGAGCGAAGACCTCGCAGTAGCGAAGGTACAGGCTCGAATCGACGGGATGCGAGCATGGGTCCCGTGAAGGTGTTCGAAAAGAAAAGATGTGCCTCTGGATTGGGACTACGATGACGATGCTGATACGCTCTTCCTGAGCTTCGGCAAGCCGAAAGCTACTATAGGTCTTGATATCGGAGAAGGGGTCGTCGTTCGATACGACGAGTAAGCCAACGAGGTTGTGGGGCTGACGATTGTCGGCGTCGGACGGCGGTTGGAAGCATATGTGAAAAGTAGACCATGAAAGGTGGAAATGGTAGCGGATGCAACTTTTCCCCAACCTAAGCCCCGCAAGATCACATCACAGTATCACCCGCTACGGCAATGAAATGCTAAAGTTCTTCGAAGCGTGGACGGAATGAGTTTCTGGAGCTTCCCAAGGGTCATGAAGAGAAAGATTGTTTGATGCTATGCTTTGGACGCTGAAATAGCGTTCTGAAAGGGAGTGTCACGATGAGCGAACAACAGCTTCTTCAGCGCATCACCGCCAGACCTGAAATTTTCAACGGAAAGCCGATTATCCGTGACATGCGGATCTCGGTCGAACTTATTCTGAGCCTGCTTGCCCAAGGAGAAACCGCCGAAGCGATCCTAGGCGACTATCCGGATCTGGAACGAGAGGATATCCGCGCCTGCTTGGCCTATGCCCATGCCGTGATCGCTCATGACTCGCTTGATGCCATTCAAGTCGGTGGAAAGTGAAGTTTCTTATTGATCGCTGCGCCGGGCATCGTCTGGCGGAATGGTTACGGCAGCAAGGGCACGACGTTGTTGAGTCGCGCGAACGTGGACCTGATCCTGGAGATCGCACGCTGTTGACATGGGCTGCTTCTGAACAACGCATTCTCGTCACGATGGATAAAGACTTTGGAGAATTCATCTTTCGGGACAATGCTCCTCATCACGGGTTGGTGCGGTTACCAGACGTGCCAGCAACGGCCCGTATTGAGCTTATGGAAAAAATCCTCGATCGACACAGTCGGGATATTTCGGAATCCTCGATCGTTACGATCAGAGGTGGACGGATTCGAGTCTCACGATCGCCATCGTGATATGAGAAAAGGAACCATGTGAGGCCTTAGCCTAAACCTTAATTTCTCCCTTTCGGCACGATCGGGCTCACGGCATTCTGATCCCTGCCCGCCTTATAGGATTCCAGCATCCGCGTAATCGTCGGCATCAGTGTGGTTGTCTGATCGGCAGGCATTTTAATCCGCACACCACGCCCTTCGTTGCGTCCCAATGACAAAATGTGGACCTCCAGCATCGCGTGGCGCTTGTCGTCTTGATAGGTGAAGGCCAGGCGCTTCGCCGGGAATCCCGCCAGTGTCGCTTCCTGATCCTTCTGCCAGGTGAGCTGAACCTGCTTCTTGTCATACAGGTCCGTGAGGATGCGGCGATGGGCATCGGCGAATTCCTTGAGTGTCTGTCGTCCGTCTTGGCTTCCGCCGCTGACCACGTTCATGTGGCCGGATAATGCGACCAGGCTGTGCTCGATCGGAGGGTACAGTGTCACCCCGATCCCGTCCGGCAGCGGGTTGCCGAGACGCCAATCGTCCGGATAGCGGACGGAAAAACCGAAGCGGGCATTCGTATAGAGCTTCCAACCGGTCCCCTCGCTCGCGTCGGTCGCTGCGCCCAAAGACGGCGAAGCCGGTGGAGCGAGGCTCATCGCCGCTAGAGTAAACACAAGGTATCCCAGAATCATCCGCATTTTCATAAGACGACTCTATCCTCCGTTACCGGATCGACTTGGCACAGCGAAACCCGGTCGTCGCCGCTCGCTGCGCCGGTACCGCGCCGCTTCGCGTCGCCGTCCGCAACAGCGGCGGAGCGCTTTTCCATGATCCACCCCGCACCACCTTATAGCGGCTTTGTCCTGCTCCCCTCGGATTTCGGTCAGGCATGGTCGCATAGTAATCGATGCCGAACCAATCTTCGACCCATTCGGCGGCATTCCCCGCCATGTGATGCAAGCCATAGGGACTTCGACCGTTCTCACCGCTCTCGACAGAAGCCACAATGGGTATGTCGTGGACATGGTACTGCCCGAACATAGCCAATCCTGCTACCGGAGGTGTGCGACCCCAGGGAAAGAGATTGCCCTTCTCTCCTCGGGCAGCCTTTTCCCACTCGGCTTCGGTCGGGAGGCGTTTGCCCTGTGCGCGGCAAAAGTCCGAGGCCTCGGACCAGGTGACGTAGAGTGCCGGCCAACGAGCGAGGGTGTCCGGCGGCACGGCATGGACGGTCATCATGTGATCGATCAGTTTGCGTATCTCTGCCGGAATGGGGCGTGGCCGCCCCTTCAACCACAATAAAAATTCACCAAGGCTGACCTCGTCTCGATCGATCTCAAACCGATCCAGCCACACGCGATGCTGTGGTTGTTCGGTGTCATCGTAAGGAAGATCAAGGCTGTAGCGGTCGTGGCCCGTTTTGGCAGTCCCCATGAAAAAAAAGCCTTCACCCACGGTTATCATGGGGGAACCGTGAGCGAACGCGGCGATGCGATCATAGGACAAGTCCTCCTGCGCTCTTCCTGTCATCGGGTTCGACAGGAATGCCGTGAGGGCCACGAGAAAGAGAAGTCTGAAAGCAATCGGATCAGGCCTCATGGCTTCCTGTACCGAGAACATCTCCAGGAGTCAATGATCAGCGAGGACAGCGGTATCGCACTCAGCGCCTATCCGCGACGATCGAGTACGGAAAGTTGAGGAACGGGAAGCGGTTCAGTATGATGACGCGCAACCACCACGGCAAAAAGATCCTCAGCGTGATCAGGAAAAGAGTTTGATAGGCAACAAAGTAGGACCAGCGGACCCAAAAATTCACCCAGCGGATCATCAACGTGACAAACGCAAGAACGCAATAAAACGCAATAAGATAGATCAGGAGGAGATTCGCCATTTCCAGCAGGATGCGCGTCATAATGGGTGAGTCTCCCAACATCGTGGCGTTCTGTACGGAGCCAGGCAGAGAGTTGCAATGTCATCTGAGGGACAGATCCTTTCATCCGATGTGCGGACCTCGGCCTTGATCAAAGGAACGACTATTGTCACAGTCCTCTTCCTGGTCGTGATCGGCGTCTTTTACTTTCTCGACCTCATGACCGATGTCTCGCTCGACGTGCTCAAAGCCAACCGGGACAAGCTCTTCGCGTTTACGGAAGAACATTACATCTCGGCCGTGGCATTGTTCATCCTGACCTATGTCACCCACACAGCCTTCTCGTTGCCCGGAGCGACCCTGCTGACGCTTACCGGAGGGTTCCTCTTCGGGAGTATGTGGGCCGCGCTCTATGTGAATATCGGAGCCACGACCGGCGCCACACTGGTGTTTCTGGCCGCTCGGTATCTATTTCGTGGGTGGGTGGAACGACGGTTCGGCGACCGGCTCTCGTCTTTTCAGGAGGGTTTTACCCAAAACGCCTTCACCTATCTTCTTACGTTGCGGCTCACTCCGATGTTCCCATTTTTCCTCATGAACCTCCTCTCCGGGTTGACGCGAGTGCGGGTAGGGACGTACGTCGCCGCGACAGCGCTCGGCATCATTCCCGATAGTCTCGTCTACACCTTTGCCGGCTGTCAATTGGGTACGATCAATTCGCTCGCCGAATTGACTTCTCCTCCACTCCTCCTCGCGTTCACCTTGTTGGGTCTGCTCTTTCTCATGCACGTGGTGTATCGAAGTTGGTTCGCCCATCTCAATCCGAGCGATAGAGTCCAATAGCGGGGTGTCAGGGGTGGGTGGGAAACGGAGCGATCGATGCGCTGGTCTGTCTCAGCTGCCACACGCCGCGCCACAGTATGGATTGTGAACCACGCATGGCGATTTCCGCCGCTGATCGATTATGATGAGGCCGCATGTACTCCACCCTGATTGTTCTACACATCCTTGCCGCCGTGACGTGGATCGGCGGGATGATTTTTCTGTCTTTGGTGTTGGCGCCGTTAGTGAGAGGCCGGAAGGCGGCGCCGGAATTCATGGCGTTGTTCCGGTCTGCGGCATTACGATTTCGCCCTATTGTATGGGTTGCCATTGCGGTATTGCTCGCCACCGGCCCGATACTGTTGTCCCTGCGGGGTATCCAGGTGACCAGCCCGACCTCGTGGACAGGGATTGTGACCGTCAAGTTGATGTTAGTCGCCTTGTTGTTGCTCCTGACGCTCCTCCATGATCTTGTCTTCGGTCCTCAGGTCAGTCGAGTCAGTGCCATACCGAATTCTCAGCGAACGGCAGGAGACCAGGTGGTCTTCAAAACAGCGCGCTGGTTGCCACGTCTTTCGCTGCTCATCGGATTGGCTGTCATGATCGCGGCGACGATGCTGGCCCGGTCCTAGCTGCTGCTCCTGGTTCCGACGAGAACGGCCCTCGGGTCACTCTTACCCACGCGTCTCAAATCAGTCTTTATTCCTCTGTATTGAGCCTCTGTTATCTGGGTGGCTGCGGCTTTACCGGAGGAATGGGCTCCGGTTGGGGCGGCGGAACCGGTGAAGGGGGCAACGGAGTCGGCTTCGGCGGTGGGACCGGAGAAGGTGGTAAGGGCTCCGGAGGTGGGTTTGGAACCGGCGGTGGAGGAATGGGTTGCGGGGGCAAGGGATCAACGTCTGAGACCATGACGGTGTCATGAGGACCAGGTAAAGGACTCCACGGAATGACCCCGGAACTCCCCACCAAGGCAGACATGGCCAAGGACATAATATGTCTCGAAAACACAATGCTCATCGTGGCTTGCCTGTCCGACGGCGACGGCATCTCACTTGCTCGACCACCATGCGACATCTGCTGCCTGCAGATTGAGCCGTTCCGTTGTTCTTGTTCATGCATTCCTTATTCCCCTTCAGGCATTCCTTGTATGTTAGGCTCATGCTGGTGCTGGTCCAGGACAGCGATAGCCCGATAGGCACCAGGTTGTAAGACCGAGAATAAGCATGGCGCATCCTGTCCTTCTTTGCCAAGAACCCGAACAGTCGCATGGGCCCGAAAGCCCGCATTGGATGCAAGATCGGGTCAGGACGGAGGTGAACATGGCCGTGTCTCTGTATGTCGGTATTGATATCGCGAAAGCTCAGTTGGATGTGGCGTGTCGTCCCACGAGCGCCCGGTGGACCGTCCCGCATACTGCCCGTGGGATTGGCCGACTGGTCCGGCGACTTCGTCGCGTGCAGCCGACGTTGGTCGTGCTGGAAGCCACCGGTGGCTTGGAGCTGAATGTCGCAAGTGAGCTGGCCGCTGCGGCCCTGCCAGTCGCCGTGGTGAATCCCCGGCAAGTTCGGCATTTCGCGAAGGCCACGGGGCAACTGGCCAAGACGGATGCGCTGGACGCCGCGGTGCTGGCGCAGTTTGCCGAAGCGGTGCGGCCCATTGCCCGCCCGCTGCCGGATGAGGCCACACGCCGACTGGAAGCGCTGGTGAATCGCCGGCGTCAACTGCTGACCATGCTGACAGCGGAACAGAACCGACACACCCGCGCTTCGCGCGACATGCAGATCGAGATCCACGCCCATATGGAATGGTTGACGCA from Nitrospira sp. includes the following:
- a CDS encoding Mobile element protein; the encoded protein is MAVSLYVGIDIAKAQLDVACRPTSARWTVPHTARGIGRLVRRLRRVQPTLVVLEATGGLELNVASELAAAALPVAVVNPRQVRHFAKATGQLAKTDALDAAVLAQFAEAVRPIARPLPDEATRRLEALVNRRRQLLTMLTAEQNRHTRASRDMQIEIHAHMEWLTQRVAELESTLGQQIRQSPIWREQDDVLQSVPGVGPVLSRTILADLPELGTLNRRAIAALVGVAPLNRDSGTWRGTRRIGGGRGPVRAVLYMAAVTAARCNPVIRAFYQRLRAAGKTVKVALTACMRKLLTILNAMIKHHTPWQCGFQRT
- a CDS encoding Sulfatase modifying factor 1 precursor (C-alpha-formyglycine- generating enzyme 1), which produces MRPDPIAFRLLFLVALTAFLSNPMTGRAQEDLSYDRIAAFAHGSPMITVGEGFFFMGTAKTGHDRYSLDLPYDDTEQPQHRVWLDRFEIDRDEVSLGEFLLWLKGRPRPIPAEIRKLIDHMMTVHAVPPDTLARWPALYVTWSEASDFCRAQGKRLPTEAEWEKAARGEKGNLFPWGRTPPVAGLAMFGQYHVHDIPIVASVESGENGRSPYGLHHMAGNAAEWVEDWFGIDYYATMPDRNPRGAGQSRYKVVRGGSWKSAPPLLRTATRSGAVPAQRAATTGFRCAKSIR